In the Ruminococcus sp. OA3 genome, one interval contains:
- a CDS encoding ABC transporter permease, whose product MLANNNQNILVKMCRRSLVRNKQRFGIITAAIMLSAFMLFSVLTVGTTYFKMQHQQEMRLQGGDYDALLVNGFTEGQKEICGRDENILYAGTEAYAGYAMETDVDDTMYSGMLWCDEVQWENILAPAREWVKGEYPEKDHELMATREALQNCGKGNLGVGDRFILTYSDKKGTHTREFLISGIWEGYGTKDAFYVSESFYKQSGYQLRYNGVLNLKFRGSLIRQKTLSDLEKSLCLSNRQYFMPTVTMEKTAGVLAGMAGLVIITCISAYLLIYNILYLSVSGNIRYYGLMQTVGMTERQIYCLIQKQMLCVTIIGTGAGLLAGFAVSYLLIPAVVRALGIHKLAVEISFHPAVFLGTILFVGITVFLCSRRPAKIAASVSPVEAMRYRAGSPRRLSRRTGRLHVLWRMAGEQLQKDWKKTGIVMLSLAASLSVFLCLVTLIQSQSAKTVMSNNMDTDLILQNDTLQKENTEDWIHIMDDAFLNDLEGITGIREIRPLWSARIIVPWEPEFSDVWMREFYEVWKDYPYDTDVEAYKRNPEKFYSFLKGIDEDGLKTLNDELGGDVDKEAFMRGETCILYRGGLSLDMKRLEGKGVVYSPDGSTDTQYRLNIAGLTDDPYYGSSTGGAPIVIVSDTYLKQCAQNPYIAKIDIQYEKEYDEDTERKVKRLIDISPYARDFSWESRLEDMKELERAQGNMMEIGIGISLILAWIGLMNYINTVLGSIQNRRTSLAIMESIGMTDKQMRGMLMREGLLYAFGSVLLTATVGLGITYGCYRALNYTETAFKIPLVPVIIGVVLIVLACMLIPTAAYHRLAGGNTIAERIKEFE is encoded by the coding sequence ATGTTAGCTAATAATAACCAGAATATTCTTGTTAAAATGTGCAGGCGCTCGCTCGTCAGGAATAAACAGAGGTTTGGAATCATCACTGCGGCGATCATGTTGTCGGCTTTTATGCTGTTCAGTGTCCTGACTGTGGGAACCACATATTTTAAAATGCAGCATCAGCAGGAGATGCGCCTGCAGGGCGGGGACTATGATGCCCTGCTGGTCAATGGATTTACGGAGGGGCAAAAAGAGATATGCGGGCGGGATGAAAATATACTGTATGCCGGCACGGAAGCCTATGCCGGATATGCGATGGAGACAGATGTGGATGATACCATGTATTCAGGCATGCTGTGGTGTGATGAAGTCCAATGGGAAAATATTCTGGCTCCCGCACGGGAATGGGTGAAAGGGGAGTACCCGGAAAAAGATCATGAACTGATGGCCACCAGGGAAGCACTTCAAAACTGCGGAAAAGGAAATCTCGGTGTTGGGGACCGTTTTATTCTGACTTATTCCGATAAAAAAGGAACACATACCAGGGAGTTTTTGATATCCGGAATATGGGAGGGATATGGTACGAAAGACGCGTTCTATGTATCGGAGTCGTTTTATAAACAGTCCGGGTATCAATTGCGTTATAACGGTGTGCTTAATCTGAAGTTCAGAGGTTCTCTTATACGGCAGAAGACGTTGTCTGATCTGGAGAAGAGTCTTTGTCTGTCAAACCGGCAGTATTTTATGCCCACCGTCACGATGGAGAAAACGGCAGGTGTTCTCGCAGGAATGGCAGGACTGGTCATTATCACATGTATAAGTGCTTATCTGCTCATCTATAATATCCTGTACTTATCGGTATCCGGCAATATCAGGTATTATGGACTCATGCAGACGGTGGGCATGACGGAAAGACAGATATACTGTCTGATACAGAAACAGATGCTCTGCGTCACCATTATCGGAACAGGCGCCGGGCTTCTGGCAGGTTTTGCCGTCTCATACCTGCTGATTCCGGCAGTGGTAAGGGCGCTCGGTATTCATAAACTGGCAGTAGAGATTTCTTTTCATCCTGCGGTTTTTCTCGGAACCATACTGTTCGTGGGAATCACAGTCTTTCTTTGCAGCCGCCGACCTGCGAAAATTGCTGCCTCGGTATCACCGGTAGAAGCCATGAGATATCGCGCGGGTTCGCCGCGCAGACTCTCCCGCAGAACAGGCAGACTGCATGTTTTGTGGAGGATGGCAGGGGAGCAGCTTCAAAAGGACTGGAAAAAGACCGGGATCGTCATGCTTTCGCTGGCGGCAAGCCTGTCTGTGTTTCTGTGCCTGGTCACACTGATTCAAAGCCAGAGTGCCAAAACAGTGATGTCAAATAACATGGATACGGATCTGATACTTCAAAATGATACACTTCAAAAGGAAAATACAGAAGACTGGATTCATATCATGGACGATGCATTTCTTAATGATCTTGAGGGAATTACAGGTATCAGGGAGATACGTCCGCTGTGGAGTGCCAGGATCATCGTGCCGTGGGAACCGGAATTCTCCGATGTCTGGATGAGAGAGTTTTATGAGGTATGGAAGGATTATCCGTATGATACAGATGTTGAAGCGTATAAAAGGAATCCTGAAAAATTTTATTCGTTCTTAAAAGGAATTGATGAGGATGGACTGAAAACTCTGAATGACGAACTGGGAGGCGATGTCGATAAAGAGGCTTTTATGCGCGGAGAAACCTGTATTCTTTACCGGGGCGGACTGTCGCTTGATATGAAACGATTAGAGGGAAAAGGTGTAGTGTATTCACCGGACGGCAGCACAGACACACAGTATCGGCTGAACATAGCGGGGCTGACAGATGACCCGTATTATGGAAGTTCGACAGGGGGTGCCCCGATCGTCATTGTAAGTGATACGTACCTGAAACAATGCGCCCAAAATCCGTACATTGCGAAAATCGATATTCAATATGAGAAAGAGTATGATGAGGATACCGAGAGGAAAGTGAAACGATTAATAGACATCAGTCCTTATGCAAGAGATTTTTCCTGGGAGTCCAGGCTGGAAGATATGAAAGAACTGGAAAGAGCGCAGGGAAATATGATGGAGATCGGCATCGGGATATCTCTGATTCTGGCATGGATTGGGCTTATGAACTATATCAACACTGTGTTGGGCAGCATTCAGAACCGCCGGACTTCGCTGGCTATTATGGAAAGTATCGGAATGACGGATAAACAGATGAGAGGCATGCTGATGCGTGAGGGACTGTTGTATGCATTCGGTTCCGTGCTGCTGACGGCTACCGTCGGACTTGGGATAACATACGGATGCTACCGTGCATTAAATTACACAGAGACCGCATTTAAAATACCTTTGGTACCCGTCATAATTGGGGTGGTCCTGATTGTGCTGGCATGCATGCTGATTCCGACCGCCGCATATCATCGTCTGGCGGGAGGCAATACGATTGCAGAGAGGATCAAAGAATTTGAATAG
- a CDS encoding ABC transporter ATP-binding protein: MESWMIETRALKKYYKLGETVVKALDGVDFAVREREFVAIIGKSGSGKSTLLHMIGGLDVPTEGEVYIDHRKITNLNKEQLAIFRRRKVGFVFQNYNLVPDLNVYENITLPVELDGKQADSDYIGHILKILKLQDRAEALPGTLSGGQQQRVAIARAIASKPSIILADEPTGNLDTAASHDVMGLLRIAAKQFQQTIVLITHDHDIAQMADRIVRIEDGRIVEGSAANVS, translated from the coding sequence ATGGAATCATGGATGATAGAAACACGGGCATTGAAAAAATATTACAAGCTGGGTGAAACTGTTGTAAAAGCTCTGGACGGTGTGGATTTTGCTGTGCGGGAGAGAGAATTTGTGGCAATTATCGGGAAGTCGGGAAGTGGAAAGAGCACCCTGCTCCACATGATCGGCGGTCTTGATGTGCCGACGGAAGGTGAGGTATATATTGACCACAGAAAAATTACAAATCTGAATAAAGAACAGCTGGCAATCTTTCGGAGGAGAAAGGTGGGATTTGTTTTCCAGAACTATAATCTGGTGCCTGACTTAAATGTATATGAAAATATAACACTGCCTGTAGAACTGGATGGAAAACAGGCAGACAGTGATTATATCGGGCATATACTCAAGATCCTGAAACTGCAGGATAGAGCAGAGGCATTGCCGGGGACACTGTCAGGCGGACAGCAGCAGCGGGTGGCTATTGCAAGGGCAATCGCTTCCAAGCCATCCATTATACTGGCGGATGAGCCGACAGGAAATCTCGATACGGCTGCCAGTCATGATGTTATGGGACTTCTGAGAATAGCAGCGAAGCAGTTTCAGCAGACCATCGTACTGATTACACATGACCATGACATCGCACAGATGGCGGACCGTATAGTACGCATTGAAGATGGCAGAATTGTGGAAGGAAGTGCTGCAAATGTTAGCTAA
- a CDS encoding HAMP domain-containing sensor histidine kinase, producing the protein MAGLIVVIIGMCCVIAFMGWKMRCLKRDIYSFENLLERHLDDMASGRDLPDSDVDRDTLWSKVYEELQRVQHIWKQKDREGTEEKRKIQELISDISHQTKTPIANMKMYLELFAAERNLLEKEREFLTRITGQTEKLDFLLQSMVKMSRLETGIIKICQRKDYLLETLGGAVAAVVPKAEKKQIRIYVSCDESVQICHDRKWTEEAIFNILDNAVKYTYTGGCIRISVDIQEIFTKISIRDSGKGIALERQAEIFTRFYREPEVHSEEGIGVGLYLAREILTLQKGYIQVYSEAGKGSDFQIYLPNG; encoded by the coding sequence ATGGCTGGGCTGATTGTGGTTATCATCGGCATGTGCTGTGTGATTGCCTTTATGGGATGGAAGATGCGATGTCTGAAACGGGATATTTATTCGTTTGAGAACCTGTTGGAGAGGCATCTGGATGATATGGCCTCAGGACGAGATCTGCCGGATTCAGATGTGGACAGGGATACACTGTGGAGTAAGGTATATGAGGAACTACAGAGGGTGCAGCATATCTGGAAACAGAAAGACAGGGAAGGGACTGAGGAAAAACGTAAAATTCAGGAATTGATATCCGATATTTCACACCAGACAAAAACGCCCATCGCCAATATGAAAATGTATCTGGAATTGTTTGCCGCGGAACGGAATCTGTTAGAAAAAGAGCGGGAATTTCTTACAAGAATAACAGGGCAGACGGAGAAGCTTGATTTTTTACTGCAGAGCATGGTAAAGATGTCCAGGCTGGAGACGGGCATTATCAAGATCTGTCAGCGCAAAGATTACCTGCTTGAAACATTGGGTGGTGCTGTCGCTGCCGTTGTTCCAAAGGCGGAGAAGAAACAAATTAGAATATATGTATCGTGCGATGAAAGTGTTCAGATCTGCCATGACAGAAAATGGACGGAGGAAGCCATCTTTAATATTCTGGACAATGCCGTTAAGTATACGTATACAGGAGGGTGTATCCGTATATCCGTGGATATTCAGGAAATTTTCACGAAGATCAGTATCAGGGATTCCGGAAAAGGAATTGCACTGGAACGTCAGGCGGAGATATTTACCAGGTTTTATCGCGAACCGGAGGTGCACAGTGAGGAAGGGATAGGTGTCGGACTATATCTGGCAAGAGAAATACTGACGCTGCAAAAAGGATATATTCAGGTATACTCTGAAGCAGGAAAAGGCTCAGATTTTCAAATATATCTTCCGAACGGCTGA
- a CDS encoding response regulator transcription factor: protein MQKILVVEDDWQLNQGICYALQSEGYRTECAHSLEEAKKACLKESAALILLDVNLPDGDGFSFCNWVRSRKRTPVLFLTARDLEEDVLRGYELGAEDYVIKPFSMKVLLKKINVIMKREPVFGQNIFDDGYLYMNFETANVTVDGKECTVTPTEFRLLRYLSGHSGQLLTYSVLLEHLWDIDGRFVDKHALAVNVNRLRGKIEDGEHKYISNVYGMGYQWLG from the coding sequence ATGCAGAAGATATTAGTAGTTGAGGACGACTGGCAATTGAACCAGGGGATTTGTTATGCGCTGCAGAGCGAGGGGTATCGTACAGAGTGTGCACATTCACTTGAGGAGGCGAAAAAGGCCTGTTTAAAAGAAAGTGCAGCACTTATATTGCTGGATGTGAACCTTCCGGATGGAGACGGGTTTTCTTTCTGCAATTGGGTCCGGAGCCGGAAAAGGACTCCGGTACTGTTCCTCACAGCCAGGGATCTCGAGGAGGATGTTCTGAGAGGTTATGAACTGGGAGCGGAGGATTACGTCATAAAACCGTTTTCCATGAAAGTCTTATTAAAAAAAATAAATGTAATTATGAAAAGAGAACCTGTCTTCGGGCAGAATATTTTTGATGACGGTTATTTATACATGAATTTTGAAACGGCAAATGTAACTGTTGACGGAAAAGAATGTACGGTGACACCTACAGAATTCCGCCTGCTCAGATATCTGTCAGGACACAGCGGGCAGCTTCTGACGTATTCGGTATTGTTGGAGCATCTGTGGGACATCGACGGCCGGTTTGTGGATAAGCACGCGCTTGCAGTGAACGTCAACCGTCTGAGGGGCAAGATAGAAGATGGAGAGCACAAATATATATCAAACGTTTACGGGATGGGATATCAATGGCTGGGCTGA
- a CDS encoding (p)ppGpp synthetase: protein MSTKTAGIEEYQTMIKPYQEAMSSLLVHIDALNEEYRMRYRDYPIHNIQSRIKNSESIQAKLKRKGHPPALESAKDYLTDIAGIRIICYFEQDIVPIAAHLKKYSDTVIVKECDYVTQPKPNGYRSYHLVLGTPVYRTDCKQYYPVEIQIRSLAMDLWASMEHRMLYKAKEANQERIRERFKGFASELKEMENQLYELEF from the coding sequence TTGTCAACAAAAACAGCAGGAATAGAAGAATACCAGACCATGATAAAGCCGTATCAGGAAGCCATGTCAAGTCTTCTGGTGCATATTGATGCTTTAAATGAGGAATACCGGATGCGATACAGGGATTATCCGATACACAATATACAGTCACGGATAAAAAATTCAGAGAGTATTCAGGCTAAATTAAAACGGAAAGGGCATCCACCCGCTCTGGAGTCTGCTAAAGATTATCTGACAGATATTGCGGGAATCAGGATCATATGCTATTTCGAACAGGATATCGTCCCCATTGCCGCTCATCTAAAAAAATATTCAGATACGGTGATCGTAAAGGAGTGTGATTATGTGACACAGCCAAAGCCTAACGGGTACCGCAGTTATCATCTGGTACTGGGAACTCCGGTCTATCGCACGGACTGTAAACAGTATTATCCTGTTGAGATCCAGATACGCTCCCTTGCCATGGATTTGTGGGCGAGCATGGAGCACCGCATGCTGTATAAAGCAAAAGAAGCGAATCAGGAGCGCATCAGGGAACGCTTTAAGGGCTTTGCCTCAGAATTAAAAGAAATGGAAAATCAATTATATGAACTGGAATTTTAG
- a CDS encoding pyridoxamine 5'-phosphate oxidase family protein, translating into MNEVYDFLKACETYYLATMEGDQPRVRPFGTIDIYDGKLYIQTGKVKNVSKQMKSNPKVEICGFLNGKWLRVAGIAVEDDNMEAQKHMLDAYPSLQNMYQPGDGNTQVFYLKDVTATFSSFTEEPRVITF; encoded by the coding sequence ATGAATGAAGTTTATGATTTTTTAAAAGCATGTGAAACTTATTATCTGGCAACCATGGAAGGAGATCAGCCTCGGGTACGTCCGTTTGGAACAATCGACATTTACGATGGCAAACTTTATATTCAAACCGGTAAAGTAAAAAATGTTTCAAAGCAGATGAAATCAAACCCGAAAGTCGAGATCTGTGGTTTTCTGAATGGCAAATGGCTTCGTGTTGCCGGCATTGCTGTGGAAGATGATAATATGGAAGCACAGAAACATATGCTGGACGCGTATCCGTCTCTGCAGAACATGTATCAGCCGGGTGACGGCAATACACAGGTTTTCTATCTGAAAGATGTGACAGCAACCTTCTCTTCATTTACTGAAGAACCAAGAGTCATCACATTCTGA
- a CDS encoding diaminopimelate decarboxylase, with translation MTKKPFVTKQKLEEIRQTIPTPFHLYDEKGIRENAQALKEAFAWNKGYREYYAVKACPNPFLIDILREYDCGCDCSSMTELMLSDALGCSGDDIMFSSNATPASEYQYANKINAIINLDDITHIDFLEKSIGYIPKKISCRYNPGGLFKISNDIMDNPGDAKYGMTTDQLFEAFKILKEKGAEEFGIHAFLASNTVTNEYYPMLAKVLFEVAVRLKEETGADIRFINLSGGIGIPYRPDQEPNDIRLIGEGVRKVYEEILVPAGMGDVALYTELGRFMTGPYGCLVTEAIHEKHTHKEYIGCDACAVNLMRPAMYGAYHHITVMGKEDAPCDHMYDVTGSLCENNDKFAVDRMLPKIDMGDLLVIHDTGAHGFAMGYNYNGKLKSAEVLLKEDGSFEMIRRAETPRDYFATFDCFPIYKKIFETE, from the coding sequence ATGACCAAGAAACCATTTGTGACAAAACAAAAGCTGGAAGAGATCCGACAGACAATACCGACTCCTTTTCATTTGTATGATGAGAAAGGAATTCGTGAAAATGCCCAGGCACTGAAGGAGGCATTTGCATGGAATAAGGGATACCGCGAATATTATGCGGTAAAAGCCTGCCCGAATCCGTTTCTGATCGATATTCTGCGGGAATACGACTGTGGCTGTGACTGTTCTTCCATGACAGAGCTGATGCTCTCGGATGCACTGGGCTGCAGCGGGGATGATATCATGTTCTCCTCAAATGCAACACCGGCTTCTGAATATCAATATGCCAATAAGATTAATGCCATCATTAATCTGGATGACATTACACATATTGATTTTCTGGAAAAATCAATCGGATATATCCCGAAAAAGATCAGCTGCCGCTACAATCCCGGCGGACTGTTCAAAATCAGTAATGATATCATGGATAATCCTGGTGATGCGAAATACGGTATGACGACGGATCAGCTGTTTGAAGCATTTAAAATTTTAAAAGAAAAGGGCGCGGAAGAATTCGGAATTCATGCGTTTTTAGCCAGCAATACTGTCACAAATGAGTATTATCCGATGCTGGCAAAAGTATTGTTTGAAGTGGCTGTCCGTCTGAAAGAAGAGACAGGTGCAGATATTCGCTTTATCAATCTTTCGGGAGGAATTGGTATTCCTTACCGTCCTGACCAGGAGCCAAATGATATCCGGTTGATCGGAGAAGGTGTGCGAAAAGTCTACGAAGAAATTCTGGTGCCTGCAGGAATGGGGGATGTTGCGCTGTATACTGAGCTTGGACGGTTTATGACAGGACCGTATGGCTGTCTTGTCACAGAGGCCATTCATGAAAAACATACACATAAAGAGTATATCGGCTGCGATGCCTGCGCGGTAAACCTCATGCGGCCGGCAATGTACGGCGCATATCATCATATCACGGTGATGGGAAAAGAGGATGCCCCATGTGACCATATGTATGATGTAACCGGGTCACTCTGTGAGAATAATGATAAATTTGCAGTGGACAGGATGCTTCCGAAGATTGATATGGGAGATCTTCTGGTTATCCATGACACGGGAGCCCATGGATTTGCAATGGGATATAACTATAATGGGAAATTGAAATCAGCCGAGGTGCTGCTGAAAGAAGACGGAAGTTTTGAAATGATCCGGCGTGCGGAGACACCGAGAGATTATTTTGCTACCTTTGACTGCTTTCCGATCTATAAGAAGATATTTGAAACCGAGTAA
- the pyk gene encoding pyruvate kinase: protein MKKTKIVCTMGPNTDKREMMKQLIEAGMDIARFNFSHGSHEEQKARMDMLKEVRAEMKKPIAILLDTKGPEIRTGLLEEHTPVTLNTGDTFTLTTNKISGNKDICYQTYEGLPMDVKRGARILVDDGLIELKVESTTHTDVVCTVVNGGELGERKGINIPGTSTNLPNITEQDIKDILFGIEQGVDFIAASFVRNADAIKEIRSLLKEHGGEHIDIIAKIESIEGVANIDRIIQHSDGIMVARGDLGVEIPAWEVPHIQKEIIRKCNERYKPVITATQMLDSMIRNPRPTRAEVTDVANAIYDGTDAIMLSGETAVGKYPIESVHMMVEIANSTEPYIDYEHFLDYRALRGNSNVSSTVGVAAVQSSIYLHAKCIVTPTVSGQTARLISNFRPKVPIYAVTPNDWVQRKMQIFWGVRPLSGYEEDSTENIISHAMYVVEREKFIKTGDLVVFTAGDPATNIVTGEGAVTNMLHIIQAK, encoded by the coding sequence ATGAAAAAAACAAAAATAGTCTGTACTATGGGCCCGAATACTGATAAACGTGAAATGATGAAACAGCTGATTGAGGCGGGAATGGATATCGCCAGATTCAATTTTTCACACGGGTCTCATGAGGAGCAGAAAGCCCGCATGGACATGCTGAAGGAAGTCCGTGCGGAGATGAAAAAACCGATTGCGATCCTGCTGGACACGAAAGGACCCGAGATCAGGACGGGACTGCTCGAGGAACATACGCCGGTAACTCTGAATACCGGAGATACCTTTACGCTCACGACAAATAAAATCTCCGGGAATAAAGATATCTGCTATCAGACTTATGAAGGCCTTCCGATGGACGTAAAGCGTGGCGCACGTATTCTTGTGGATGACGGGCTGATCGAGCTGAAGGTGGAATCCACAACGCATACGGATGTTGTATGTACCGTTGTAAACGGCGGAGAACTCGGGGAACGAAAAGGCATCAACATTCCGGGAACCAGTACAAACCTGCCGAATATTACGGAACAGGATATAAAAGATATCCTGTTTGGGATTGAGCAGGGTGTTGATTTCATTGCTGCATCGTTTGTACGAAATGCGGATGCGATCAAAGAGATCCGAAGTCTGCTGAAGGAGCACGGCGGTGAGCATATTGATATCATTGCCAAGATCGAGAGTATTGAAGGTGTAGCGAATATTGACCGTATTATTCAGCATTCAGACGGTATCATGGTTGCCAGAGGTGACCTTGGGGTGGAAATTCCGGCATGGGAAGTACCGCATATTCAGAAAGAAATCATCAGAAAATGCAATGAGCGTTATAAACCGGTAATCACCGCGACGCAGATGCTGGATTCCATGATACGAAATCCGCGTCCGACAAGAGCTGAAGTGACGGATGTTGCGAATGCGATTTATGACGGAACAGATGCAATCATGCTTTCAGGAGAAACGGCAGTTGGCAAATATCCGATCGAATCCGTACATATGATGGTGGAGATCGCGAATTCAACAGAGCCATACATTGACTATGAACATTTTCTGGATTACCGTGCACTGCGCGGGAACAGCAATGTATCCAGCACTGTCGGTGTGGCAGCGGTACAGTCCAGTATTTATCTGCACGCAAAGTGTATCGTGACACCTACTGTATCGGGCCAGACGGCACGCCTGATTTCCAATTTCCGGCCGAAAGTGCCGATTTATGCGGTGACACCGAATGACTGGGTACAGCGTAAGATGCAGATTTTCTGGGGTGTAAGGCCGCTCAGCGGATATGAAGAAGACAGTACGGAAAATATTATATCTCATGCGATGTACGTCGTGGAACGTGAAAAGTTTATAAAAACCGGGGATCTTGTTGTATTTACGGCGGGGGATCCGGCAACTAATATTGTAACGGGTGAAGGTGCCGTGACGAACATGCTGCATATTATCCAGGCTAAATAA
- the aroC gene encoding chorismate synthase: protein MAGSSFGTLFTVTTWGESHGKGVGVVVDGCPSGLLLQESDIQAFLNRRKPGQNKYATPRKEADEVEILSGIFEGRTTGTPISMVVRNTSQRSGDYGEIASYYRPGHADYTFDQKYGFRDYRGGGRSSGRETIGRVAAGAIAVKILNSLGVSICTYTKAIGPVTAEHFHPELIADNPLYMPDTDASERAQAYLDDCMKHHDSSGGVVECIVSHFPAGAGTPVFEKLDANLGKAVFSIGAVKAVEIGDGFAAATATGLINNDGFCCSADGHIGKSTNHSGGILGGISDGSDIIIRAAFKPTPSIFSTQQTVNRQGESIDINIKGRHDPIIVPRAVVVVESMTAITLVDALLCGMGARMEHLKLIWKSES, encoded by the coding sequence ATGGCAGGATCATCATTCGGTACACTTTTTACCGTTACCACATGGGGCGAATCTCATGGAAAGGGCGTCGGCGTCGTCGTAGACGGATGTCCGTCAGGCCTTTTACTTCAGGAGTCAGATATCCAGGCATTTTTAAACCGCAGAAAGCCGGGTCAGAATAAATATGCAACACCCAGAAAAGAAGCAGACGAGGTTGAAATCCTCTCCGGTATTTTTGAAGGCCGGACCACCGGGACACCGATTTCCATGGTCGTCCGCAATACCAGCCAGCGTTCCGGCGACTATGGGGAGATCGCTTCTTATTATCGCCCCGGACACGCAGATTATACCTTCGATCAGAAATATGGCTTCCGGGACTACCGCGGAGGAGGACGATCTTCCGGCCGTGAGACGATCGGCCGTGTCGCTGCCGGCGCTATCGCCGTAAAAATCCTGAACAGCCTCGGCGTTTCCATCTGTACTTACACCAAAGCAATTGGTCCGGTCACTGCCGAACACTTCCACCCGGAACTGATCGCCGATAACCCGCTGTACATGCCGGACACAGATGCCAGTGAAAGGGCACAGGCATATCTCGATGACTGCATGAAGCATCACGATTCATCCGGAGGTGTCGTTGAATGCATCGTCAGCCATTTTCCTGCGGGTGCAGGAACTCCGGTATTTGAGAAGCTGGATGCCAACCTTGGCAAGGCAGTCTTTTCCATCGGGGCCGTAAAAGCAGTTGAGATCGGTGACGGGTTTGCCGCAGCAACAGCAACCGGGCTTATCAACAACGACGGATTCTGCTGCAGCGCGGATGGACATATCGGCAAATCAACAAACCATTCCGGTGGTATCCTCGGAGGTATCAGCGACGGAAGTGATATCATAATACGTGCGGCTTTCAAACCAACCCCTTCCATTTTTTCCACCCAGCAGACGGTTAACCGTCAGGGCGAATCGATAGATATCAACATTAAAGGACGCCATGATCCCATCATCGTCCCACGCGCAGTCGTCGTCGTAGAGTCCATGACGGCCATAACACTGGTCGATGCTCTGCTGTGCGGCATGGGAGCACGCATGGAACATCTTAAGCTCATCTGGAAATCCGAATCATAA